TTTTAGGTAATAACGTAATTTACGTGCAAAAGTGGCCTTGGTCGTTTGGCGGCGAGTATCCGTGGTGGAAATATTTTCAGCGGCCGGCTCCCAGTATTCGCGAGTTTCGATTACTTGAGCGGCGCCTGGAAAATGCCCAGGGCGTAGCTATTTTCTGGGATAACGGCAACAATACGCTCAAGTACCGCAACAACAATATTTCGGATATTAATTTAATCGGCGTATCCTACGCCTACAATTTGGTTTCGGATATTCCTACCGCCGAAGGCCGTTATTTTACTACCCAGGAAGTGGATGCGGCCCGCAACGTAATTATCATTGGCGCTACCATCGCCGAAAATTTATTCCGGAATCAATCGGCTTTAGGCAAACCCATCCGGATTAAAGGATTAAAATTTACGGTGATTGGCGTAATGGAAAAGCAAGGCGAAAACATGCTGGGTGCGCCTACCAACGACAAAAATGCCATTATTCCGTACGGCGCCTTTAGTAAATTATTTTCGATTGGCCGCGGCGGCGTAGAACCTACCATTGCCCTGAAAGGCTTTGACTCCGATCCGGGTTTGCTGGAACTGGAATACGAAGCTAAAGGCGTAATGCGCAACATCCGGGGTCAGAAACCCCGCGAGGAAGATAGCTTTGCTTTAAACCGTCCCGAAATGGTAGCCGAAGCTATTTCCAGTTTGTTTAATGTAATTGGGGTGGCCGGTTGGGTAATTGGCGGGTTCTCCATTTTGGTGGGTGGCTTTGGCATTGCCAACATCATGTTTGTATCGGTAAAAGAACGCACTAATATCATCGGCATTCAAAAATCGCTGGGCGCTAAAAACTACTTTATCTTGTTTCAGTTTTTATTCGAGTCGGTTTTTTTAAGTCTAATTGGCGGTGGCGTGGGTATTTTTATTGTTTTCCTGATTACGCTCATTCCGCAGGATGCTTTAAAATTACTGCTGAGCATTGCCAATATTTCGCTGGGTCTAGGTGTTTCGGTAGTAATTGGCGTACTGTCGGGTATTATTCCAGCGGTACTGGCATCTAACCTCGACCCGGTAATTGCCATTCGCTCGAAGTAAGCCAGTCTGCTATTCTAATTTTTAAAATTTTAAATTTTCTGGCCAACCTTTTGGGGTACTGTGTCCTGGCACTTTATTATCCTTTCTATAGCACCATTAAGTTTATAGCAAACCCAAACACAGGTTTAAGCAAAATCCGGTGAAAGCCCGAAAACGGCTTTATTTTACTCTGTTTGCTATTTTCTAAGTTTTTATTAATCCCCAAACCGCAACTTTTCCGCAGAATTCGAGTTGTTATAAATCGGCCTTGTCCAATAAAAACAAGCTATTTGCAACTGCGACAACCGATTTTTAAAATTTTTAATTTCTAGAATACATTATACCACGGCAACGCCACCCGGCATTGCTTGATTTTGATTACCTATGGCTAAACTCAGTAAAACCAGCAAAACCAAACTTCAGGAAGAAACTACCAACACTGGTAGTGGACAAACTATTATTCAACCCGATGTAAACGAAAATAAGGCGAAATCGATTAAAGAAGCCAAAAAGCAAGCTTTAAAAGAAAACCGCACTATTTCCGACGACGATAGTAAGATCCGGAAAGCATTTGTAGACAAAGACTGGAACGAAATCCGGGTTGCCGATTCCTGGCAGATTTTTAAAGTAATGGCCGAATTTGTAGAGGGCTTCGAGAAACTATCACGCATCGGGCCTTGCGTTTCAATCTTTGGTTCGGCGCGTACCAAGCGCGATAGCCCTTATTACAAAATGACGGAAGAAATTGCGGCCAAACTGGTGCGGCACGGTTACGGTGTAATTACCGGCGGCGGTCCCGGCATTATGGAAGCGGGTAACAAAGGCGCCCATTCCGAAGGGGGTAAATCAGTGGGTTTAAACATTGAATTGCCGTTCGAACAATTTCATAATATTTACATCGACCACGATAAGCTGCTGGACTTTGATTACTTCTTCGTGCGGAAAGTAATGTTTGTGAAATACGCGCAAGGTTTTGTGGTAATGCCCGGCGGCTTTGGCACCCTCGACGAGTTATTCGAAGCGATTACCTTAATTCAAACCAAGAAAATTGGCAGGTTCCCGATTATTCTAGTGGGTAAAAAATATTGGCAAGGCTTATTCGATTGGATTGAAGACGTGATGCTGAACTCCGAAAGCAATATCAGTCCGGAAGATTTAAATTTAGTGCACCTGGTAGATAATGCCACCGACGCCGTAAAAGTAATCGACGAGTTCTATAGCAAATACTTGTTATCGCCGAACTTCTAGACTTTTTTCTAATTTAAATCTCACCCAAAAACATCTATTCTTCAAAGTTCCAGAGCACCATCGCAGCCAATTTCCTGATAAAAAATATGAACGGGATGAAAAATCCCGTTCAAGTAAGAAGCTTACGCTCGAGAAAATAAAAAATTTAAAATTTTAGCTGATAAGCTAATAAGCGACCGTTCTGGTTTTTTTTCTAAAATTTAAAACTAAAATTAATTGACAATATAGTTTACTCAAACAGAATTGCTTAAGCTGGAAGCATTGCCAATTAGCCGGTTTAATCAATAAAATAATTCGGAATACATCCGCTTCAATACTAACTTTTATGATAATTTCAGAAAAGTGATTGTTTTAAAATTATCCGGAAACCCGAACCAACCTTAAATTATAGGGGTTGTTACAAATCAAAACCGGTAAAAGTACTTCGCATGGCACACCTCATTTCTTATACAAAATACTTATTTTTTGCTGCTTGTTTATTAGGTGTTGTAAATTTATGTAGCCAGCAAGTAAGCCCCAGCCAGATCGCTAATTTAGGTCATCGGCCTTTTCCTTTGCCTCAATCATTGTCTTTTGCTGGTGAGCCAGTTCCTTTTGATGTGCCCGATGTA
The sequence above is a segment of the Adhaeribacter swui genome. Coding sequences within it:
- a CDS encoding LOG family protein, which codes for MAKLSKTSKTKLQEETTNTGSGQTIIQPDVNENKAKSIKEAKKQALKENRTISDDDSKIRKAFVDKDWNEIRVADSWQIFKVMAEFVEGFEKLSRIGPCVSIFGSARTKRDSPYYKMTEEIAAKLVRHGYGVITGGGPGIMEAGNKGAHSEGGKSVGLNIELPFEQFHNIYIDHDKLLDFDYFFVRKVMFVKYAQGFVVMPGGFGTLDELFEAITLIQTKKIGRFPIILVGKKYWQGLFDWIEDVMLNSESNISPEDLNLVHLVDNATDAVKVIDEFYSKYLLSPNF
- a CDS encoding ABC transporter permease, with the protein product MIYLRLILESFRFAGQALRANLLRTILSLLGVTIGIFAIISVFTIVDSLERSIRNSMNFLGNNVIYVQKWPWSFGGEYPWWKYFQRPAPSIREFRLLERRLENAQGVAIFWDNGNNTLKYRNNNISDINLIGVSYAYNLVSDIPTAEGRYFTTQEVDAARNVIIIGATIAENLFRNQSALGKPIRIKGLKFTVIGVMEKQGENMLGAPTNDKNAIIPYGAFSKLFSIGRGGVEPTIALKGFDSDPGLLELEYEAKGVMRNIRGQKPREEDSFALNRPEMVAEAISSLFNVIGVAGWVIGGFSILVGGFGIANIMFVSVKERTNIIGIQKSLGAKNYFILFQFLFESVFLSLIGGGVGIFIVFLITLIPQDALKLLLSIANISLGLGVSVVIGVLSGIIPAVLASNLDPVIAIRSK